The Pseudomonas putida nucleotide sequence GGGCGGGGCCGGGGAGATCAGGCGCGCGGCCAGGCGCAGCCAGACCAGCACGAACACACTCAGGCCGAGCATGAAGTGCAGGTCTTTCATCAGGTTGCGTTCGGCGCTGTCCTTGGGGAACAGGCCGCGAAATTCGATACAGGCGTACACAGCGGCCAGCAACACCAGCATGAGCCAATGCAGGGCGATGGACAGGCGCGCGTAATGGGGCGCGGGGGTGGATGAAACCATGATCGGTCCTCGTCATCAGGGTCGGAATGGCGCTCTTGTTGGCGCTCAGATAGCACTCTAATGGCTATTTGAAACAAATCTTTGCGCTGGATCTGTGAAAATTCTGTTGTCCGGCAAATGTGGCCAACTGTCTGCCACTAGAAACACGCGCTCGACTTCCTGCCAGGCACCTTCGTCATCCGACTCCAGCCGGACCAGCAACTGCGCGGGTGCATGTTCGTCCAGCTGAGCCAGCCAGGCCTCGAACTGCTGTACGGTCCAGCATTCCTTTGGCTCTGCCCGTGCCGGCGCCAGCCAGGCATGCCGTGGTAGCGGTTGCCAGTGTTCGTCTGCTGTCGCTGCCCAATTCCGCCGTCGTATCCAGCGCCCGCGCAAATGCCGGGGGTTGGCCCCCGCAGGCGGCTCGGCGTGCCCCGGCCATGGATAGAACAGATAGCCACCCAGCCACAGGTGCGCCTGCACCTGGTCGACCCCTACAGCGGCCAGCGCTTCGCGACTCTGCGCGTCTGCCGACATGGGCAACTGGTGCCCGGCCAGGTGTGCCAGTTTGCTGCCGAGCCGATCATGGCACCCAGGCCCGAGCCAGTGCGCCGGGTCGCGTCCGTCGTCCTCGGTCGGCCCCAGATACAGTTTTATGGCCAGCTCCAGATGATGGGTGCCTTCGCCATCACGCAGCAGAATGTCCAGCTCGCCCAGGGTTCGCCCGCCTGCACGAATCGCCAGGTTGGACGCCAGCAGCTCGACACCGGGCGCGTGCGCCAGGGCGAACTGCCACAGACCTTCGTAGTACAGCCCCAGGCGCCGGCTGGTGATCTTTGCCAACCACTCGCGCAAGGGCAGATCATCTGCATCCAGTGCGTGCAACCAGTCCTGCAGGCGTTGCGGATCGCCCGCCCAGGCGCTGCCCGCCAGCGGATGGCGCTGGGGGCAGGGCGGGGCGCTCAGCAGCGCGGGCGACAGCAGGGTCCAGGCCAGGTCGCGCACGGCGGGGCGGCGCAAGCGGCGGGGCAGCTCATGGAGCTCGGCAAATGGCATCATGCTGCGAGCATAGCCGGTTTGCCGCTGCCCGGTCGTTTCGCCCATAATCGCGACATCGTCACCCCGCCGCAGAGCCTCGCAGGAGCCCCATGGAGCAATTTCGCAATATCGGTATCATCGGCCGCCTTGGCAGCTCCCAGGTGCTCGACACCATTCGCCGACTGAAAAAATTCCTCCTCGAGCGCCACCTGCACGTGATCCTCGAGGACACCATCGCCGAAGTGCTGCCCGGCCACGGCCTGCAAACCTCGACGCGCAAGCTGCTCGGCGAGGTCTGTGACCTGGTCATCGTGGTCGGTGGCGACGGCAGCCTGCTCGGCGCCGCCCGCGCCCTGGCCCGGCACAATGTACCGGTGCTGGGCATCAACCGCGGCAACCTGGGCTTCCTGACCGACATCCGCCCGGACGAGCTGGAGGAGAAAGTCGCCGAGGTGCTCGACGGCCACTACCTGGTGGAAAACCGTTTCCTGCTGCAGGCCGAGGTACGTCGCCATCACGAGGCCATCGGCCAGGGCGATGCGCTCAACGACGTGGTCCTGCACCCGGGCAAGTCGACGCGGATGATCGAGTTCGAGATCTACATCGACGGCCAGTTCGTCTGCAGCCAGAAGGCCGACGGCCTGATCGTCGCCACCCCGACCGGTTCCACCGCCTACGCGCTGTCGGCCGGCGGCCCGATCATGCACCCCAAGCTCGACGCTATCGTCATCGTGCCGATGTACCCGCATACCCTGTCGGGGCGGCCGATCGTGGTCGACGGCAACAGCGAGCTGAAGATCGTGGTGTCCAAGGACCTGCAGATCTACCCGCAAGTGTCCTGCGACGGCCAGAACCACTTCACCTGCGCCCCGGGCGACACCATCACGGTGAGCAAGAAACCGCAGAAGCTGCGCCTGATCCACCCGCTCGACCACAACTACTATGAGGTGTGTCGCACCAAACTCGGCTGGGGCAGCCGCCTGGGAGGCAGGGACGACTGATGCTCGATCCGGCGCGCAGTTTCGACATCATCGGCGACGTGCACGGCTGTGCACTGACCCTCGAACGCCTGCTTGACGCCCTCGGCTACAAACGTGTCGGCGGCGTCTGGCATCACCCTCGGCGCCAAGCCCTGTTCCTTGGCGACATCGTCGACCGTGGCCCGCGCATCCGCGAGGCGCTGCACATCGTGCATGACATGGTCGAGGCCGGCCAGGCGTTCTGCATCATGGGCAACCACGAGTACAACGCCCTGGGCTGGGTGACACCGGCACTGCCCGGCAGCGGCAAGTCGTTCGTGCGCGAACACACCCCGCGCCATGCTCGGCTGATCGACGAAACCTTGACCCAGTTCGCCCACCATCCCGGCGATTGGCACGACTTCGTGCAGTGGTTCTACGACATGCCACTGTTCGTCGACGCCGGGCGCTTCCGCCTGGTGCATGCCTGCTGGGACCCGCGGCTGATCGAGCCGCTGCGCCAGCAGTACCCGGGCGGGCGCATCGACGAGCACTTCATCCAGGCGTCGGCGGTGTCCGGCAGCTTTGCCGCCACCGTGTGCAACCGCCTGCTGCGCGGCACCGACATGCGCCTGCCGGACGGCCTGACCCTGACCGGTGGCGACGGCCTGACCCGCGCCTTCTTCCGTACCAAGTTCTGGGAAGAAGACCCGCAGACCTACGGCGACATCGTCTTCCAGCCTGATGCGCTGCCCGACGACGTTGCCCGCACGCCACTGAGCCATACCGAAAAGAATGCCCTGCTGCGCTACGCCGAGGACGAACCGTTGCTGTTCGTCGGCCACTACTGGCGCAGCGGCCGCCCGGCGCCGATCCGCGCCAACCTGGCCTGCCTGGACTACAGCGCGGTGCTGTACGGCAAGCTGGCGGCCTACCGGCTGGATGATGAAACCCGCATCGACCCGCACAAGTTCGTCTGGGTCGACGTCGAACGCCCGCAGGCCAACCAATGAAAATCATCGAAGTGATGCGCCTGCCGCTGTCGGTCGACCTCAGCGGCTTCGTCCACCTGCTGCAGCGCCTTCAGGTACCGCACCGGGTCAGCGAGGAGGGCGAGGAGCAAGTGCTCTGGGCCCCCGACAGCCTGGTGGCCGACGTGCGCGAGCTGTACCAGCGCTTCCCCGACGGTAACGCCGATGTAGGAGCGGATTTATCCGCGATGGCCCCCACACAGCCTTCTTTGGCCGCCCAAGCCAAAGCCTGCAAGGTCACCGCCACTATCCTTGTCCTGTGCCTGATCGTCGCCGGCCTCACCAGCCTGGGCGACAACCTCAACGCCATCAGCTGGTTCACCTTCCTCGACTTCCGCGTCCAGGGTGAATACCTGCATTTCACCCCGCTGGCCCAGGGCCTCGCCGAAGGCCAGTGGTGGCGCCTGGTCTCTCCCATGCTGTTGCACTTTGGCGTGCTGCACCTGGCGATGAACGGCCTGTGGTACTGGGAGCTGGGCAAACGCATCGAACTGCGCCAGGGCCCCTGGCTGCTGCTGGGCCTGACCCTGCTGTTCAGCCTGGTGTCCAACCTGGCCCAGCACTACACCAGTGGCCCGAGCCTGTTCGGCGGCCTGTCCGGCGTGCTCTACGGCCTGCTCGGCCACGTCTGGCTATATCAGTGGCTGGCGCCCAACCCTCACTTCAACCTGCCCAAGGGCGTGCTGGTGATGATGCTGATCTGGCTGGTGATCTGCCTGACCGGCGTGGTCGGCCAGCTCGGCTTCGGCCAGATCGCCAACGCCGCCCATGTCGGCGGCCTGCTCATCGGATGCCTGACCGGGCTCTTGGGTGGGGCGCTGGCCCGGCGTAAACTGTCGGCTTGAATCAGGAGACACTATGTCCACTTTCGCGCAAATGATCGAAAACATTACCCCGGAAATCTACGAGAGCCTGAAACTGGCCGTGGAAATCGGCAAATGGTCGGACGGGCGCAAGCTCACCGCCGAGCAGAAAGAGTTGTCGCTGCAGGCGGTGATCGCCTGGGAGATGAAGAACCTGCCCGAAGAGCAGCGCACCGGTTACATGGGCCCGCAGGAATGCGCGTCGAAGTCGGCACCCATCGCCAACATTCTGTTCAAGTCGGACTCGGTACATTGATCGAACTCGCTCGTGGCTCGTTGAGCAAGATGGCGGTCAGCCTGCAGGCACCCCTGGTGCAATACAGCTTCCGCCTGGATGACACCCAGGTGCCGGTCAATCCGCTGATCGGCCAGCGCCTGCGCCTGGAGTACCTCGGCGCCATTCACTGCAGCCATTGCGGCAAGCGCACCAAGACCAGCTTCAGCCAGGGTTATTGCTACCCGTGCATGACCAAGCTGGCCCAGTGTGACGTGTGCATCATGGCCCCGGAAAAATGCCACTACGACGCCGGCACCTGCCGCGAGCCGTCGTGGGGTGAACAGTTCTGCATGACCGACCATGTGGTGTACCTGGCCAACTCGTCGGGGATCAAGGTCGGCATCACCCGTGCCACCCAACTGCCCACCCGCTGGCTCGACCAGGGCGCCAGCCAGGCGCTGCCGATCATGCGCGTGGCCACCCGCCAGCAATCGGGCCTGGTCGAAGACATCCTGCGTAGCCAGGTGCCGGACCGCACCAACTGGCGCACGCTGCTCAAGGGCGACGCCGAGGTGCTCGACCTGCCGGCCATCCGCGATCAGATCTTCGACGCCTGCGCCGACGGCCTGCGCGAGCTGCAGGGCCGCTTCGGCCTGCAGGCGATCCAGCCTTTGCCTGACGCCGAAGTGGTGGAAATGCGCTACCCGGTCGAGGCCTACCCGAAAAAGATCGTCAGCTTCAACCTCGACAAGGACCCGGTGGCCGAAGGCACGCTGCTGGGCATCAAGGGCCAGTACCTGATCTTCGACACCGGCGTGATCAATATTCGCAAGTACACGGCCTACCAGTTGGCCGTGCTCCAGTAAAAAGGACCTGCACATGCGTACCGAACAACCGCAAGTGATCTACCTCAAGGATTACCAGGCGCCCGAGTACCTGATCGACGAGACGCACCTGACCTTCGAGCTGTTCGAGGACCACACCCTGGTCCACGCGCAACTGGTCATGCGCCGCAACCCGGCACGCGGTGCCGGCCTGCCGCCACTGGAACTGGACGGCCAGCAGCTGGAGCTGCTGCGCGCCTCGCTGGACGATGTCGAACTGCAGGCGAGCGACTACCAGCTCGAAGCCGACAGCCTGACGGTCCATCCCAAGGCTGAACGCTTCACCCTCGACACCAGCGTAAAGATCCACCCGGAGAGCAACACCGCGCTGGAAGGCCTGTACAAATCCGGCAAGATGTTCTGCACGCAGTGCGAGGCCGAGGGCTTCCGCAAGATCACCTACTACCTCGACCGCCCGGACGTGATGAGCACCTTCACCACCACGGTGATCGCCGAGCAGCATCGCTACCCGGTGCTGCTCAGCAACGGTAACCCGATCGGCAGCGGGCCGGTAGAAGACGGCCGCCACTGGGCGACCTGGGAAGACCCGTTCATGAAGCCGGCCTACCTGTTCGCGCTGGTGGCCGGTGACCTGTGGTGCGTCGAAGACAGTTTCGTACGCCAGTCCGGCCGCGACGTGACCCTGCGCATCTATGTCGAGCCCGAGAACATCGACAAGTGCGACCACGCCATGGTCAGCCTGAAGAAGTCCATGCGCTGGGACGAAGAAGTGTACGGCCGCGAGTACGACCTGGACATCTTCATGATCGTCGCCGTCAACGACTTCAACATGGGGGCCATGGAAAACAAGGGCCT carries:
- a CDS encoding NAD(+) kinase, yielding MEQFRNIGIIGRLGSSQVLDTIRRLKKFLLERHLHVILEDTIAEVLPGHGLQTSTRKLLGEVCDLVIVVGGDGSLLGAARALARHNVPVLGINRGNLGFLTDIRPDELEEKVAEVLDGHYLVENRFLLQAEVRRHHEAIGQGDALNDVVLHPGKSTRMIEFEIYIDGQFVCSQKADGLIVATPTGSTAYALSAGGPIMHPKLDAIVIVPMYPHTLSGRPIVVDGNSELKIVVSKDLQIYPQVSCDGQNHFTCAPGDTITVSKKPQKLRLIHPLDHNYYEVCRTKLGWGSRLGGRDD
- a CDS encoding DUF1853 family protein, encoding MGETTGQRQTGYARSMMPFAELHELPRRLRRPAVRDLAWTLLSPALLSAPPCPQRHPLAGSAWAGDPQRLQDWLHALDADDLPLREWLAKITSRRLGLYYEGLWQFALAHAPGVELLASNLAIRAGGRTLGELDILLRDGEGTHHLELAIKLYLGPTEDDGRDPAHWLGPGCHDRLGSKLAHLAGHQLPMSADAQSREALAAVGVDQVQAHLWLGGYLFYPWPGHAEPPAGANPRHLRGRWIRRRNWAATADEHWQPLPRHAWLAPARAEPKECWTVQQFEAWLAQLDEHAPAQLLVRLESDDEGAWQEVERVFLVADSWPHLPDNRIFTDPAQRFVSNSH
- a CDS encoding DUF2797 domain-containing protein; its protein translation is MIELARGSLSKMAVSLQAPLVQYSFRLDDTQVPVNPLIGQRLRLEYLGAIHCSHCGKRTKTSFSQGYCYPCMTKLAQCDVCIMAPEKCHYDAGTCREPSWGEQFCMTDHVVYLANSSGIKVGITRATQLPTRWLDQGASQALPIMRVATRQQSGLVEDILRSQVPDRTNWRTLLKGDAEVLDLPAIRDQIFDACADGLRELQGRFGLQAIQPLPDAEVVEMRYPVEAYPKKIVSFNLDKDPVAEGTLLGIKGQYLIFDTGVINIRKYTAYQLAVLQ
- a CDS encoding metallophosphoesterase, which translates into the protein MLDPARSFDIIGDVHGCALTLERLLDALGYKRVGGVWHHPRRQALFLGDIVDRGPRIREALHIVHDMVEAGQAFCIMGNHEYNALGWVTPALPGSGKSFVREHTPRHARLIDETLTQFAHHPGDWHDFVQWFYDMPLFVDAGRFRLVHACWDPRLIEPLRQQYPGGRIDEHFIQASAVSGSFAATVCNRLLRGTDMRLPDGLTLTGGDGLTRAFFRTKFWEEDPQTYGDIVFQPDALPDDVARTPLSHTEKNALLRYAEDEPLLFVGHYWRSGRPAPIRANLACLDYSAVLYGKLAAYRLDDETRIDPHKFVWVDVERPQANQ
- a CDS encoding YeaC family protein encodes the protein MSTFAQMIENITPEIYESLKLAVEIGKWSDGRKLTAEQKELSLQAVIAWEMKNLPEEQRTGYMGPQECASKSAPIANILFKSDSVH
- a CDS encoding rhomboid family intramembrane serine protease, with product MKIIEVMRLPLSVDLSGFVHLLQRLQVPHRVSEEGEEQVLWAPDSLVADVRELYQRFPDGNADVGADLSAMAPTQPSLAAQAKACKVTATILVLCLIVAGLTSLGDNLNAISWFTFLDFRVQGEYLHFTPLAQGLAEGQWWRLVSPMLLHFGVLHLAMNGLWYWELGKRIELRQGPWLLLGLTLLFSLVSNLAQHYTSGPSLFGGLSGVLYGLLGHVWLYQWLAPNPHFNLPKGVLVMMLIWLVICLTGVVGQLGFGQIANAAHVGGLLIGCLTGLLGGALARRKLSA